CTTAATAATTAGTATTTCTTTATTAGCttcgattctctctctctctctctctctctctctctctctctcgtttcgGTTATGTATTGCCGTGGTTCAGGTTGCATGTATTCTACTCTTTAATCTCATAcgatgttttcttcttcttcttcatttactTTGCGATTTTGATTGTCGATGCCACTGTTTGATTTAGTTTTGTACTGGTTTTATGTAATGCTTTTTATccagtattattttttaagtcacTCAGTTGCCATAATCGGAATGTGCTCTTTTGCAATAATATTTTGCGGCTTATTTCTGCTTCTAAATCACGTCTAGGTTAATTATCCAGTCTTACTATTTGGATTCTTGCACTGCTGATCATAACTCTCTCTTGATGTgtttatgaaaaagtgttatgattcatatcattttcttaTTGAACATGCAGGCTTTGGTTGTGGCCTTATCTTCTTGTTAGTTACAATTCATTTTACAACTTGTTCCTCTTGATGTTTtctgagaatatatatatatatatatatttttttctcggGAAGATTCAGGCTCAAATGGACAAGGACATGTCTCCTCCATCAAACACCAGCACCATCACGGAATTAACGTCTTCACCGATCGCATCTCATGACAGTATTCCACCACCTCCTCCCTCATCATCCCCCGACAACACTGCTCGCTTCGATTATCTCCTCAAGAACCAAAACTTCGGCACCGACTTCGCCTCACTGTATCGCTccattttccctccaaaatcGACCTCCATTTCACTCAGCCCCTCCACGTGCTGCTCCTCCATTAACGACGACCTTAACTCTGACACCATTGCCACTCAGCAACGCCTTAACCAGGCCCGCCTCATCCTCCAGTACCAAGAACTGAATAGTCACTACGAACTCTGCTGCTCTCGTCTACTCGACCTCATTGCCGAGGCCGACTTGCTCCGCCAAGAGAATGCCCACCTCCGCATCGTCAACACCGAGTTGCTGAAGCTCCTCTCCTCACAGGTCTCCTTCCACAACCTCCTGCTGTCCTCCTCTACCGACCCGGACCGTTCTTTCCTCCACGAATTCCGCCGCCTCTCCACCGAAGATGAAGACAGTGCTTCCACCACCAGTACCAATCGGTTCGATAGGCCGAGCTCTGAACGCTTCTCGCTCCCCAAGAGCATCTCCGTTCGGTCCAATGGCTTCACCAAGTCAAGCAACCTCCCTGCTGAGACTCACGATAGCACCCCGACTCGCTGCTTCACTCGGCCACGTGTCCCGAATCAACTTGCCTCCGGATCGGTGGGTTCGATCAAAACcttaatttttctttcctttttaacaaattttgaattattgaaGATTAGACGCGTCAAATAGTTTGCTTTTTAATGCATCCATTCGATAGCTTTCATGCTGTGAGGTAAATGTTTTGATGACGGTGTGCCGCGGTTGCAGCAAAAGGTGTATTTATCGGGGAAGAGGGTGGAGGATCAG
This is a stretch of genomic DNA from Carya illinoinensis cultivar Pawnee chromosome 3, C.illinoinensisPawnee_v1, whole genome shotgun sequence. It encodes these proteins:
- the LOC122302847 gene encoding zinc finger CCCH domain-containing protein 14 isoform X2; its protein translation is MDKDMSPPSNTSTITELTSSPIASHDSIPPPPPSSSPDNTARFDYLLKNQNFGTDFASLYRSIFPPKSTSISLSPSTCCSSINDDLNSDTIATQQRLNQARLILQYQELNSHYELCCSRLLDLIAEADLLRQENAHLRIVNTELLKLLSSQVSFHNLLLSSSTDPDRSFLHEFRRLSTEDEDSASTTSTNRFDRPSSERFSLPKSISVRSNGFTKSSNLPAETHDSTPTRCFTRPRVPNQLASGSQKVYLSGKRVEDQEAMELEVYNQGMFKTELCNKWQETGTCPYGDHCQFAHGITELRPVIRHPRYKTEVCRMVVAGGMCPYGHRCHFRHSLSEQEKLLLTPR
- the LOC122302847 gene encoding zinc finger CCCH domain-containing protein 14 isoform X1; amino-acid sequence: MFSENIYIYIYFFLGKIQAQMDKDMSPPSNTSTITELTSSPIASHDSIPPPPPSSSPDNTARFDYLLKNQNFGTDFASLYRSIFPPKSTSISLSPSTCCSSINDDLNSDTIATQQRLNQARLILQYQELNSHYELCCSRLLDLIAEADLLRQENAHLRIVNTELLKLLSSQVSFHNLLLSSSTDPDRSFLHEFRRLSTEDEDSASTTSTNRFDRPSSERFSLPKSISVRSNGFTKSSNLPAETHDSTPTRCFTRPRVPNQLASGSQKVYLSGKRVEDQEAMELEVYNQGMFKTELCNKWQETGTCPYGDHCQFAHGITELRPVIRHPRYKTEVCRMVVAGGMCPYGHRCHFRHSLSEQEKLLLTPR